In Oscillatoria acuminata PCC 6304, a single window of DNA contains:
- a CDS encoding DUF4168 domain-containing protein, whose amino-acid sequence MLKRLLTASSVLVLLLIGITPAAIAQAQESSQRSPVEILAQAQISDEDLDKFSRAIFQMLTIEQQFQERIVQTIEGQGFSQERFAEIYQANVQAQENPAAQAELNISPEEQQKFAQIMEEGKQIQEESQARQEQAIASLGLNMDRLNEIGSAIQQNPQLQQEVRTRLEQLMEQ is encoded by the coding sequence ATGTTAAAACGACTTTTAACCGCGAGTTCCGTACTGGTATTGCTGCTGATCGGAATAACACCTGCAGCGATCGCACAAGCCCAAGAAAGTTCGCAACGGAGTCCCGTAGAAATTCTGGCTCAAGCTCAAATTAGTGACGAAGATCTCGATAAGTTTTCCCGGGCTATCTTCCAAATGTTGACCATTGAGCAACAGTTTCAAGAAAGAATAGTACAAACCATCGAAGGTCAAGGGTTTAGTCAAGAACGGTTTGCAGAAATTTATCAAGCCAACGTTCAAGCCCAAGAGAATCCTGCCGCTCAAGCTGAACTCAATATTTCTCCAGAAGAACAGCAAAAATTTGCTCAAATCATGGAAGAAGGAAAGCAAATTCAAGAGGAGTCCCAGGCGAGACAAGAGCAAGCGATCGCCAGTCTCGGACTCAATATGGACCGCTTGAATGAAATTGGGAGTGCCATTCAACAAAATCCCCAACTTCAGCAAGAAGTCCGAACCCGCTTAGAACAACTCATGGAACAATAA
- the pgsA gene encoding CDP-diacylglycerol--glycerol-3-phosphate 3-phosphatidyltransferase has product MTLSTWITFSRLLGVPFLLYFLSDPTPRLRWISVVIFLVAAGTDWLDGYLARKLDQVTELGKFLDPLVDKLLVLAPLMSLVELGQLPAWGVFLILFRELAIAGWRINPALTGNAAIAGANLWGKLKTVSQILAIALLIAPLPGEWSAIALVAFWISVALTWISGVIYLWPQSSDS; this is encoded by the coding sequence ATGACGCTCTCAACTTGGATCACTTTCTCCCGTTTATTGGGGGTGCCTTTTCTACTGTATTTCCTGTCAGACCCCACGCCGAGGTTGCGATGGATCTCCGTGGTGATTTTTTTGGTGGCGGCAGGGACGGATTGGTTGGATGGCTATTTAGCTCGAAAATTGGATCAAGTGACGGAGTTGGGGAAGTTTCTCGATCCGTTAGTGGATAAGTTATTGGTTCTGGCTCCCTTGATGTCTCTGGTGGAACTGGGACAGTTGCCTGCTTGGGGGGTATTTTTGATTTTGTTTAGGGAATTGGCGATCGCTGGATGGCGCATCAATCCCGCTTTAACGGGTAATGCGGCAATCGCCGGTGCCAATTTGTGGGGTAAGTTAAAAACTGTCAGTCAAATCCTGGCGATCGCCCTGTTGATCGCGCCTCTGCCTGGAGAATGGTCCGCGATCGCCTTAGTTGCCTTCTGGATTTCCGTGGCCCTGACCTGGATTTCCGGTGTGATTTATCTCTGGCCTCAATCGAGTGACTCTTAA
- a CDS encoding sugar transferase, which translates to MLTAHKIDISIPFTLNPVTSPTIESIYSAPTIRQECHPSLYSKTKRLIDIVGALVGLAITAVIAIPLVIAMQLDNPGPLLYSQIRCGYKGRHFRMWKFRSMVVNAEHLQHLVKNEVKGHLFKNENDPRITRIGRVLRRTSLDELPQFWNVLRGEMSLVGTRPPTPKEVKDYQPHHLDRLNVKPGLTGEWQTHGRSSIKDFEQVIHLDLEYQRKWSIFYDLLLIVKTFQVIFNQKGAC; encoded by the coding sequence GTGTTAACTGCTCATAAAATTGATATATCTATTCCCTTTACACTTAATCCAGTCACTAGCCCCACTATTGAATCCATTTATTCTGCACCAACCATTCGCCAAGAATGCCATCCTTCCCTTTACAGTAAAACAAAGCGTCTCATTGATATTGTCGGAGCATTGGTTGGGTTAGCAATCACGGCAGTCATTGCTATTCCCCTGGTAATCGCCATGCAGTTGGACAATCCAGGACCCCTACTCTATAGCCAAATCCGCTGCGGCTATAAGGGCCGTCATTTCCGGATGTGGAAATTCCGCTCAATGGTCGTCAATGCGGAACATCTCCAGCATCTGGTCAAAAACGAAGTCAAAGGACATCTATTTAAAAACGAAAACGACCCTCGCATCACCCGAATCGGAAGGGTTCTACGTCGCACCAGTCTGGATGAACTGCCTCAATTTTGGAACGTGCTGCGCGGAGAAATGAGCTTAGTCGGCACTCGTCCACCGACTCCAAAAGAAGTGAAGGACTACCAACCCCATCATTTAGACCGTTTGAACGTTAAACCGGGTCTGACGGGAGAATGGCAGACTCATGGACGCTCTAGTATTAAAGATTTTGAACAGGTGATTCACCTGGATTTGGAGTATCAGCGCAAGTGGTCGATTTTTTATGACCTCCTCCTGATTGTGAAAACCTTCCAGGTCATTTTTAACCAAAAAGGAGCCTGCTAA